The genomic stretch gagactgttttaccttcatatgtatgaagaattcggggatttaagcatttattcacatgaattttcgccagaaagctctgtttacattaagcggccgctagcctcattcgctaacacagAAGCATGgtatttcaacatatttacgtaaaataaacgctaactgctcggtttctttgcttttaaccaagaatggagacagttttacgtacatatctatgaagaattctgggttttaagcatttattcacaagcattttcgccagaaaagctctgtttacgtcaggtggccgctagcctcattcactaaaaCTATATAACTAACTTTACCACTGTATAATGacgataaagggctattctattctataataagttgtgatagcatatagaatttattaataatcaatttataaattatatataattgAATCTGCATGTTTtcatcaagtattaagtttctgatgtgaaaattgagtgatttattagctgttgaaaaaacaTTAAGTTGCTATCTTGGGCAAAAACCTATACGATATgtcaaatattgctattgatcctgaaaatataggtgattatatctgcatttggtgatttttgtgtatgtagtgtaaaatctgagaattttatagccattttaagttttgttatacttatacaaaaaataattaatagggattttagggaacaactttgaattttttgatgccgctgcttatggagactcatatatggctaaggtaggtgcctgttttggttttaggtcggtagcagctttggttgtgaaaatatttgaagtttttgaaaatagggccCCTACGGATTGGCCCTGCGCCCAGTATCatttcaatatattatgaagtctgttatgtcctctggtcttatgttgactactttttgggtttaatttctttctaagattgtacattgttcatccgtccacaggatgtcgctattctaactcagaatcttaagtttttctttggtattgctgtttgcgctcggcttcccctagtggcgacttgctgtaagcagcaggcagaaagaactttttatttcagttggaaaagaggccttgaggtgttaagacgttgcacacctcctctgcaccatacatcgttgggaacccttgacaaaacaaaatctgtaagtttgtacgttttaacagtgggttagatgtaattttggtgtgtctattctgttattttgttgttatttatgtggcgcgaacccacacgtttttgtgctaagctaaagtagccacttcatttcatttgctcataatggagccagttttctgttatttacataaacatgttattgtatagaaccttttattttgtgtataacattggtgttttatgtatgtttcagttttaccacacacacacacgcacacgcacgttcacgcgaagaaataaatgagaggaaggagtttgggcctccatttttctttgttggtttagctcgctgccaaagtcgagtagccatacgctcggctgagggcagaagagtaaaaagattttcaacacatcaagcacccaagatgtctcagcaagaagtttcaccacctatcagccaagtggtcaccaggtcggaggccagtcattctcattcttcacgccggtccagaacgagtcaagctgctgcacaagcacgagcagacgccgaagctgcctacgccagagcacggtacgccaaacgccaaatcgacatggaggtcgagaaggcacgcatcgaggcaacactacacgctctgaagacggaaggtgaagcagaagcagcgctcgccgcagctaaagtttgggaggcgactttcgaagaagaggagcgcgccaaagtcgacctcagcgagcaaggggtattttccaagacacccccctccatcaggcgtgcacaagagtatgtgcatgctcactttgacgaccagcgtgtccaagcagatggcacacaaacgccaaacaatgagcacctggttaggcacaatgactctcaacaaccagaaaatagcccaaaatcagcTGGTGCTTTTCCACATGTGCGTCACATCGACATCGCTGACGAAGAGCATCTCCAATCTCATCGTGGGAGAACGGACATCTCACACCAGCCTACACCTTCAGCAACCCCACAAAGTGAACTGTCCAATTTAGCAGCCTATCTAGCACGGCGTGATCTGCTGACATCGGGGTTCAAGGTTTTCGACAACCGGCCAGAGTCCTACCTGTCCTGGAAGTCCATGTTCTGCAACGCGACGGAAGGCCTCAATCTCAAGCCCAGCGAAGAGctcgaccttctcaccaagtggctcggcggggagtctcttcaacacgctcagaggatcagggcggtccacgtgagtaatccacaggcaggtctccaacgtctgtggcagcggctagacaagacttatggctctccagaggtaattgaatcctcactcttccaacggttgcagacttttccaagaatctccaacaaagacactcacttactgcaggagcttgctgatcttctgttagagctatcgtatgccaaaagtgaaagttatttgccgggtcttagctttctcgacacaccaaggggcataaacccgatagttgaaaaactcccatatggactccaggagtcatgggttacacaaggtaccaaatacaaaagggaaaacggtgcagtctatccacctttttcgtattttgtgcggttcgtaaatgactacgctgaaatgagaacagaccctagctttatgttacagtgttcaaacgtaataaatccaagggttgataagacatcagtaagacgagacaaatacagagttccattggcggtgaataaaatagagatcagtccggctaaattgacagcacccgatccagacaaacaatgtcctatccaccaaaaaccacattcactcgtcaaatgcagggggtttagaatgaaaacactagacgaaagaaagaacattctcaaagagcacgccatttgttttaaatgttgtgcgtccacaaatcacagggctcgagactgtaaagctattatccaatgctcagaatgtgatagcgatgctcatgtgtctgccatgcatgtcggtccacctccatggacacctcaagactttaatcccccaacccagagtcacggcggggagtctgagggcccaaatcctgtgaacacagccagttgcacagaagtatgtgggcaaggcgtaaaaggaaaatcatgctcaaagatctgtttagttaatgtatatcgccgaacttctccagaaaagaaaaagagggtatatgccatgttggatgatcagagcaattcatccttagccagatctgcgttttttgacatgtttaatGTGCAAAGTACCATATTCCCATACACCATGAGAACATGTGCAGGTTTATCAGAGACACGAGGTCGCaaagctgatggctttgttgtagaagatgtagatggtaaggtctccatgatgctgcctacaataacagaatgtgatcagattccagataatagagacgaaattcccagccctgaggtagcagcagctcaccctcatttgcgatcaatcgcttcacagattcctcctctcgacccatcggcagacattcttctgctcctgggaagggacatcattcaggctcataaagttcgtggtcaggtaaatgggccaaacaatgcacctcatgcccagcgtctcgatttaggatgggttgtcataggtgatgtctgtctctctggagctcataaacccacattgaactcatttaagacgaacgttctaaacagtggacgtcccacgttcctcagtccttgcgaaaacacaatcgttatcaaagagaaatacaccaaaaacgatccactaaacacacaagcggaactaggacaacatattttccaacaaacaacaaatgacgacaaagttgcactttcggcagaagatgcgttgttcctagacattatgcacaacaactTTGCTAAAGATGAGGCGAATAACTGGGTAGCTCCACTTCCATTCCGCTCACCTAGGCGGCGCCTACCTGACAATCGGGAGCAGGCCTACAATCGTTTAATGTCGCTCCGCAAAACGCTGAGAAGAAAACCTGAAATGAGAGCGCATTACGCTGAGTTTATGGAGAAAATATTCAGCAAGGGCCATGCCGAACCAGCGCCCGCACTGGCGCCAGATCAAGAGTGCTGGTATCTCCCTAGTTTTGGCGTTTACCACCCGCAAAAGCCAGAAAAAATTAGGGTAGTCTTTGATTCGAGTGCTCAACTTGACAATGTTTCTCTCAATGACGTGCTCCTCAAGGGACCAGATCTTAACAACACTCTCGTAGGAGTTCTGATGCGGTTTAGGTCCGACCCATACGCCGTTATGGCAGATGTGGAGCATATGTTTCACAACTTTGTAGTACGAGAAGACCACCGTAACTACCTTCGTTTCTTGTGGTTCCAAAATCATGACCTTGATGGAAAAGTGCAAGAATTTAGGATGACTGTCCATGTGTTTGGTAATTGTCCTTCCCCATCAGTCGCCATCTTTGGACTGAAAAGAACAGCCATAGAAGgagaaatggaatttggcagtgacgcaaaagaattcattgaacggcacttctatgtagatgatgggctaaagtcattctcttccatagagcaggccattgatgttcttagtagggcacagaagatgctggctcagtgtaacatacgcctgcacaaaatctcatccaattgtcctctcataacaggagcctttccaaccgaagatcgtgctgtaggcatgcaaggtcttgacattgggcagactaccccaccaatgcagcgcagtttgggcttaggatgggagctgttgactgaccaattcaagttccaagtaagagtaaatgaaAGGCCGTTCACAAAAAGGGGAGTTCTGTCAGTTATCAACAGTGTGTTCGACCCACTTGGTTTTGCTATTCCAGTAATCGTAGGGGGTAGAACCATACTCAGAGACATTTCCACAAATGTTTCAGAGTGGGACACTGAACTGCCAAAAGACAAATTAGAACAGTGGCAAAAGTGGAAAAGTTCCCTCGGACACCTACAACATCTTGAAATTCCCAGAATGTACACTTCAATACCGCTGTCTGCAGCCCAAAGAATAGAGATTGACGTTTTTTGTGATGCTTCCACAAAAGCCGTAGGTGCGGTAGCATACCTCAAACTCACAAATGAGGACGGACACAGCGAAGTGGGATTCCTCCTCGGCAAAGCACGTTTAGCTCCTAAACCAGACATCACCATACCCCGACTTGAACTCTGTGCAGCAGTCCTGGCCGTGGAAGTAGCAGAGTTGGTTCTAGAGGAGCTGGATGTCACAGTCGatcaggtgaatctttacacagactcaaaggtagtgcttgggtacatctcaaacaccaagagacgctttcacgtttatgtgcacaacagagtcgaacgcatcaggcgctttgcacaaactcaccagtggcattacgtgcccacacacttaaatccggcagaccatgccacacgagcgttgcccgctgagcagctctccagctccaccTGGCTCAGAGGCCCAGCTTTCCTCTCCAGGTTGGACCAAAGTCAAGTTCGAAGTCAAACCTTCGATCTCATAGACCCAGAGACTGACTGTGAGTTGCGTCCTGAGGTAACAACTTGCACTACCACCCTATCAAAAGGCCAGTTTAATAGTGCCAGATTTGAAAGGTTTTCAAGTTGGAAGGTGCTGCAAAAGGCTATTGCCAAACTCCAACATATAGCTCAATCATTCAAGAACAACTCTGAGGTTTCCTGTCGTGGCTGGCACAACTGCAACAAACATTTAACTGAAAAGTCACTGCAACTAGCCAAGACCACGATCATTCGCACCGTTCAAAGAGAGGTCTTCGCAGAAGATATTGGATGCATTGAAAAAGGCACAGCTCTAAAAAACTCAAGTCCACTCAGCAAACTGAATCCATTTGTTGACACGCAAGGGCTCCTTAAAGTTGGAGGCCGACTAAAGAAAGCACAGTTGTCTGCAGAAGAAACCAATCCCATACTCGTCCCTGGAAAGCATCATCTTGCTCAGCTCATAATAAGACACTTTcacgaaaaattatgtcaccagggaAGGCATTTCACGGAGGGAGCAGTCAGAGCAGGGGGCTTTTGGATTGTGGGAGGAAAAAGAGCAGTAAGCAGTGTGATTTTCAAGTGCATCACATGCCGCAAATTAAGGGGCAGGCAACCTGAACAGATAATGGCTGAACTTCCTGAGGACAGGCTGTCCACGGACCCTCCTTTCACAAATGTAGGCCTTGATGTGTTCGGTCCCTGGTCCGTTACAGTGAGAAAAACGCGTGGTGCTAATGCAGATGCTAAAAGATGGGCAGTCATATTCACCTGCATGAGTACACGTGCAATTCATATTGAAGTGATTGAGTCAATGGACACATCgtcattcattaatgcactgcgtcgtttctttgccatccgaggtggtgccaaactcttgagatctgattgtgggacaaattttgtgagtgcctgcaaagagctccaaatagacaaactaggctgtcacaatgacaaaataggCACATTCTTGAAAGACAGTGCGTGCAAATGGCAGTTTAATCCTCCACATGCATCCCATATGGCTGGTTCCTGGGAACGCATGATCGGCGTCACCCGAAAAATCCTCAATGCAATGCTCCTTGAACATCCATATGGGAAGCTCACACATGAAGTACTCGTGACATTGTTAGCTGAAGTCACCGCAATTGTAAATGCACGCCCACTAACGGCTGTTTCTACAGATCCCGAAAACCCAGTCATTCTTACTCCTGCGATGCTACTCACGCAAAAGGTTGGCACACCACCGATTCCACCAGGGCAGTTTCAGTCCGGTGACCTATTCAAAGCCCAATGGAAGCGCGTGCAGTacttagctaatgttttctGGAGTCGTTGGCAGAAAGAATACATCGCAGGCCTGCAGGTTCGTCACAagtggaaaacaaaaaagccaAACCTTCAAATGGGCAACGTTGTTTTAATGAGGGAGTCTCTAGAACATAGGAATAATTGGCCACTCGGACTGATCACAAAATCTTTCCCAAGTGAGGACGGTAATGTCAGAAAAGTTGAGGTTAAGATTTGCCGAAACGGCGAGAATAGGTTTTACATTCGCCCAATTCGTGAAGTTGTGCTTTTGATGTCTAAGGATAGCATGTAAaacgagttgttgttttgtatcgttcattagttaagggctgacatcttgcagatgtcaggcggggagtgttatgtcctctggtcttatgttgactactttttgggtttaatttctttctaagattgtacattgttcatccgtccacaggatgtcgctattctaactcagaatcttaagtttttctttggtattgctgtttgcgctcggcttcccctagtggcgacttgctgtaagcagcaggcagaaagaactttttatttcagttggaaaagaggccttgaggtgttaagacgttgcacacctcctctgcaccatacatcgttgggaacccttgacaaaacaaaatctgtaagtttgtacgttttaacagtgggttagatgtaattttggtgtgtctattctgttattttgttgttatttatgtggcgcgaacccacacgtttttgtgctaagctaaagtagccacttcatttcatttgctcataatggagccagttttctgttatttacataaacatgttattgtatagaaccttttattttgtgtataacattggtgttttatgtatgtttcagttttaccacacacacacacgcacacgcacgttcacgcgaagaaataaatgagaggaaggagtttgggcctccatttttctttgttggtttagctcgctgccaaagtcgagtagccatacgctcggctgagggcagaagaaAGTCTATGTTCAGAGTTTGGATTGTATTTcaaattaccatattggcccgaacataagacggtgttttttgcattgaaataagactgaaaaactgtgggtcgtcttatatccggggtctagacattatacccattcacgacgctagatggcaccagatatcattggcaGAGGATGTttgtgaggagtaatgttctgtcgtgacaaatctcagctactctcaagtttaaccagtttgcattattttattgcaatgtttttttccttattcagatttgttttaagactacagtcacagttagacttcactttgatggttaatgcagttattgcaatattgttgttttataacaatagattggtttatttacatttcaaaaaccaggaggcattcatttacgaatgtgattgcattttagtttacatatttaaatgttcagatattaagatttgaatgaggcaaaataacatgctttttccctcaaatatatcgttataatcatttgtttcagatgtactgtaattattttctgtataacaaataatttggtgttcaaaagtcttttttcaaacttgagtcttgaaaaagagggggtcgtcttataatcagggccgtcttatattcgggccaatacggtaagtgtCCAGTGAGTCGAAAACGAGAAAAGCGATCAATCAACTGCATAAAAAAGGAGGTGACGTCAAAACTTGCACATTTAACTTGTTCGTGCAAGggttaaaagagaaaaatacaAAGACGTTGGAGGGTGGGGGGCTCAGTGTAGTTCCATTCACAGTGAATCTCTAATTGCTTTCAGACAAAGTTAACACTAGTTAAACAACCTTTGACAGCAAGTTTGCTGAACCGGAAGTGGTCTTACTTCATAACAATCCAGGCTAATCATGCAttgcacattttatttttttagctcGCTCAAGTAGACTGCCAGCAAGAACAGCGGGTGTTGCCACCTCGATGTTGAGAGTGGTTCCATCTTAGCCCCAGGAGAGCGCATAAATGCAGGGGTCCAATCAGAGTGGTCCGAGAAAGGCTTGGATGGAGAGAGGTGAAGTAAAAGCATGTCGAGCTCATGCTGAGTTTCACGTCCACCGGGCCTGTTCACACCACACGAGCACTTCAGGTCGGCAGGTGTgaaatacaagctgttatatacagtgcaaaggaGGAAGGAATCTGTTGTGACACCTGAGGGCCACTCAGGGCCTCCTCTTAATTTGCAGGCATTCAGCAGTTGAAGGCATTCTTCTTTGGATTGTTAAGCATGTGTTTTGTCTTCAAGCCAGTCAAGTCAACACGGTGCTGACCCTCTTCCTCAAAAGCACTGGCAAGTCTTCCTGGGGAAAGGATGTGATGACCAATGGAAAAATAGGTGACAGGTACAGCTGTAATTTTGTAATACCTGATTATATTTTGAGCAAGAAGGGTACATCTGATTTGAGTCCATACTTCAtctcgatgatggcagacaatctgTTTTGCAGACAAAAGTTCATATCCAAGGAGGATAATAAACATCAAACTGCTTCTCAGATGACATGGTCCCACTCAGCGTGCAAATGTTGACATGGAGGTCCTAGCGCGGCCCCTCCAGGAGGGCCCCCCCTCAGCACTAGCCTCGGCTGGCTCGTCACGTTTGCGCAGTTTGGTGCTGAGGCGGATGATGCCTTGGTCCCAGTCTTCTGGAAGCAGCAGCATGAGGAAACCCAGACAGATAATGGAGACGGCGATGAGGCGCACTGTGTTGAAATTAATCTCACACGTGTAGAAATCCACCACTGGGAAGGTGAGGAGGGAATAAACAGTCATGATGAATTTAGAAAAGTTTCTTGAAAGTCCCCATGTGCCAAAGTGCTGGAAAATTTATACAAACTAATCTACTGTAACAGTACACCTTGAGCTACCTCAAATATTTAGAATAGTAGTGTTGTTTTcgacagcccttttaatttttgtctaagtcttttggacgataatactttttagtcttagtggccgtttacatggtgacgctccgagaatacgacaaatttcaCGTGTGCATTCATATGGTTACGTATCCATTCATACGATGTCGCAATTCTGCCtgcaaacgatgtagtattcatgctaggcacaagggggcagtgcagttttacaaggcgacagccaatgatgcacattcatgacaccaacaacctcctcagcccggaagacattatacccgcccactccaagcaatggcatttttcttttgctcgaaAAAGCACAgaaatgcaaacattaaacatatttacattaaaaatataatcaaaacagtaaattaaagctgacgtTCTGCCATGTTTTCTGTCTTTAATGTTTAGTGGCAGCACTGTGCACGCCCAAAGGGCAGCTTGTCACTTGAGTGACAcagccagacactgctacgatgcaggctaactcccAGTGTTGTTaagcttacttttaaaaagtaattaattacagtcacaaattacttctcccaaaaagtaagttACTAGCgtctaactcagttacctcaatgtaagagtaattagttacttagcaaagtaactggcaatactttttatgttttaaacattattacatgatccattctataatgTCTTTCacgtcaaatatgtttatattaactgattgaaatgaacagtttttttttttttttttcattcctccgccaaaaaaaaaaaaacataggtcacaatATGttaagttcaaagggttttggggaaaatacgcccaagcccaattctttaccctaaacttaactagagacgggtgt from Corythoichthys intestinalis isolate RoL2023-P3 chromosome 10, ASM3026506v1, whole genome shotgun sequence encodes the following:
- the LOC130923239 gene encoding uncharacterized protein LOC130923239, with the protein product MSQQEVSPPISQVVTRSEASHSHSSRRSRTSQAAAQARADAEAAYARARYAKRQIDMEVEKARIEATLHALKTEGEAEAALAAAKVWEATFEEEERAKVDLSEQGVFSKTPPSIRRAQEYVHAHFDDQRVQADGTQTPNNEHLVRHNDSQQPENSPKSAGAFPHVRHIDIADEEHLQSHRGRTDISHQPTPSATPQSELSNLAAYLARRDLLTSGFKVFDNRPESYLSWKSMFCNATEGLNLKPSEELDLLTKWLGGESLQHAQRIRAVHVSNPQAGLQRLWQRLDKTYGSPEVIESSLFQRLQTFPRISNKDTHLLQELADLLLELSYAKSESYLPGLSFLDTPRGINPIVEKLPYGLQESWVTQGTKYKRENGAVYPPFSYFVRFVNDYAEMRTDPSFMLQCSNVINPRVDKTSVRRDKYRVPLAVNKIEISPAKLTAPDPDKQCPIHQKPHSLVKCRGFRMKTLDERKNILKEHAICFKCCASTNHRARDCKAIIQCSECDSDAHVSAMHVGPPPWTPQDFNPPTQSHGGESEGPNPVNTASCTEVCGQGVKGKSCSKICLVNVYRRTSPEKKKRVYAMLDDQSNSSLARSAFFDMFNVQSTIFPYTMRTCAGLSETRGRKADGFVVEDVDGKVSMMLPTITECDQIPDNRDEIPSPEVAAAHPHLRSIASQIPPLDPSADILLLLGRDIIQAHKVRGQVNGPNNAPHAQRLDLGWVVIGDVCLSGAHKPTLNSFKTNVLNSGRPTFLSPCENTIVIKEKYTKNDPLNTQAELGQHIFQQTTNDDKVALSAEDALFLDIMHNNFAKDEANNWVAPLPFRSPRRRLPDNREQAYNRLMSLRKTLRRKPEMRAHYAEFMEKIFSKGHAEPAPALAPDQECWYLPSFGVYHPQKPEKIRVVFDSSAQLDNVSLNDVLLKGPDLNNTLVGVLMRFRSDPYAVMADVEHMFHNFVVREDHRNYLRFLWFQNHDLDGKVQEFRMTVHVFGNCPSPSVAIFGLKRTAIEGEMEFGSDAKEFIERHFYVDDGLKSFSSIEQAIDVLSRAQKMLAQCNIRLHKISSNCPLITGAFPTEDRAVGMQGLDIGQTTPPMQRSLGLGWELLTDQFKFQVRVNERPFTKRGVLSVINSVFDPLGFAIPTSPYPDLNSVQQSWPWK
- the LOC130922911 gene encoding uncharacterized protein LOC130922911, with amino-acid sequence MAELPEDRLSTDPPFTNVGLDVFGPWSVTVRKTRGANADAKRWAVIFTCMSTRAIHIEVIESMDTSSFINALRRFFAIRGGAKLLRSDCGTNFVSACKELQIDKLGCHNDKIGTFLKDSACKWQFNPPHASHMAGSWERMIGVTRKILNAMLLEHPYGKLTHEVLVTLLAEVTAIVNARPLTAVSTDPENPVILTPAMLLTQKVGTPPIPPGQFQSGDLFKAQWKRVQYLANVFWSRWQKEYIAGLQVRHKWKTKKPNLQMGNVVLMRESLEHRNNWPLGLITKSFPSEDGNVRKVEVKICRNGENRFYIRPIREVVLLMSKDSM